Proteins encoded in a region of the Deltaproteobacteria bacterium genome:
- a CDS encoding F0F1 ATP synthase subunit alpha, translating to MQIRAEEISNIIKQQISDFEHKTEVAETGSVISVGDGIARIYGLKSVMAGEMVEFVGGVKGLVLNLEEDNVGVAIMGEGHDIKEGDTVKRTKRIADVPVGPATQGRVLNALGEPIDGLGELAANERRLIEVKAPGILPRQSVNEPLQTGLKAIDSMIPIGRGQRELIIGDRQTGKTALAIDTIINQKGGDVKCIYVAIGQKQSTVAQVVDKLKQHGAMQYTTVVSATASDPAPMQFLAAYSGCAMGEYYRDNGQHALIIYDDLSKQAVAYRQLSLLLRRPPGREAYPGDIFYLHSRLLERAAKMSDAQGGGSLTALPIIETQAGDVAAYIPTNVISITDGQIYLEGDLFYAGQRPAVNVGISVSRVGGSAQIKAMRKIAGNLRILLAQYRDLAAFAQFGSDLDKATQEQLANGQRLTEMLKQGQYVPMRVGIQIIQIYAGTQKMPGKNKTWVRDIPHQDIARWASEIESFVSARHTNVLDEIEKTGELTDAVKASIENVLAQFKDIFKPAET from the coding sequence ATGCAAATTCGCGCTGAAGAAATCAGCAACATTATCAAACAGCAGATCAGTGACTTTGAACATAAAACTGAAGTTGCCGAAACCGGTAGCGTAATTTCGGTTGGTGACGGTATTGCCCGCATCTACGGCCTTAAAAGCGTTATGGCTGGCGAGATGGTTGAGTTTGTTGGTGGCGTTAAAGGTTTGGTACTAAACCTTGAAGAAGATAATGTTGGCGTCGCCATTATGGGTGAAGGCCATGATATCAAAGAAGGCGACACTGTTAAACGCACTAAACGAATTGCTGATGTTCCAGTTGGGCCCGCCACCCAAGGTCGTGTGTTAAATGCCTTGGGTGAACCCATTGATGGTCTTGGCGAATTAGCTGCAAATGAACGTCGTTTAATTGAAGTGAAAGCACCTGGTATTTTGCCACGCCAATCGGTTAATGAGCCACTGCAAACCGGCCTAAAAGCTATTGATTCAATGATACCTATCGGTCGTGGGCAACGTGAACTTATCATTGGTGACCGTCAAACCGGCAAAACCGCCTTGGCTATTGATACTATTATCAACCAAAAAGGTGGTGACGTTAAATGCATTTACGTTGCTATCGGACAAAAGCAATCTACTGTTGCGCAAGTTGTTGACAAGCTTAAACAACACGGTGCTATGCAATATACTACCGTTGTTTCGGCAACAGCTTCTGATCCCGCACCTATGCAATTTTTAGCCGCCTATTCAGGTTGCGCCATGGGTGAGTACTATCGCGACAATGGTCAGCATGCTTTAATTATTTATGATGACCTTTCTAAACAAGCGGTAGCTTATCGCCAATTGTCACTACTGCTGCGTCGACCACCAGGTCGTGAAGCTTATCCTGGCGATATTTTCTATCTCCATTCGCGTTTGCTTGAGCGCGCCGCAAAAATGTCTGATGCGCAAGGTGGTGGTTCGCTAACCGCACTGCCGATCATCGAAACTCAAGCCGGTGACGTTGCTGCGTATATCCCCACTAATGTTATCTCAATCACTGACGGGCAAATTTATCTTGAAGGTGATTTATTTTATGCTGGACAACGTCCTGCAGTTAACGTGGGTATTTCGGTTTCACGTGTTGGTGGTTCTGCGCAAATTAAAGCCATGCGCAAAATTGCCGGTAACTTACGTATTTTATTAGCGCAATACCGTGATTTGGCTGCTTTTGCACAATTTGGTTCTGATTTAGATAAAGCTACCCAAGAGCAACTGGCAAATGGGCAGCGCTTAACTGAGATGCTCAAGCAAGGTCAGTATGTTCCAATGCGTGTCGGTATACAGATCATCCAAATCTATGCTGGTACGCAAAAAATGCCAGGCAAAAATAAAACTTGGGTGCGCGATATTCCTCATCAAGACATTGCACGTTGGGCTAGCGAAATTGAAAGTTTTGTTTCGGCACGACACACCAATGTGCTTGATGAGATTGAAAAAACCGGTGAATTAACTGATGCCGTAAAAGCTAGTATCGAAAATGTGTTGGCGCAATTTAAAGATATCTTTAAACCAGCGGAGACTTAA
- the atpG gene encoding ATP synthase F1 subunit gamma: MASLREIRKRVRSILSTQKITGAMKLVAASKLRRAQNAILSVRPYANELGAMLQRLATRADSHGSEAAHPLLEMREPRRVLLAVMTSDRGLCGAFNINILRQAEHFIREHGSRFEKLTIATIGRKGRDYFTKRKVATLRNYPNVFNELGYHKATNIAEGLCQDFIAHDLDAVYLLYNEFKSAMTQRVVVTDLLPIVHAELPIGEDIDYIYEPNHSAVLNLLVPRYVATIIWRALLESSAAEHGARMTAMDTATQNAKDLVSRLTLLYNRTRQAAITRELMEIVNGAEALKG, translated from the coding sequence ATGGCATCGTTAAGAGAGATTCGCAAACGCGTGCGCTCGATTTTAAGCACGCAAAAAATTACTGGAGCAATGAAACTGGTTGCAGCTAGCAAATTACGCCGGGCGCAAAATGCCATCCTCTCGGTTAGACCATATGCCAATGAACTAGGGGCAATGTTACAACGCCTAGCTACTCGTGCTGATAGCCATGGTAGTGAAGCCGCCCATCCTTTGCTTGAAATGCGCGAACCCCGTAGAGTTTTACTTGCCGTAATGACTTCTGATCGTGGTCTATGCGGCGCTTTTAACATCAATATTTTACGACAAGCCGAACACTTTATTCGCGAGCATGGCTCACGCTTTGAAAAGCTAACTATTGCAACTATTGGTCGTAAAGGTCGTGATTATTTTACTAAACGCAAAGTTGCTACGTTGCGTAACTATCCTAATGTCTTTAACGAGCTTGGTTATCATAAAGCCACCAATATTGCCGAAGGCTTATGTCAAGATTTCATTGCTCATGATCTCGACGCGGTTTATTTGCTTTATAACGAATTTAAGAGCGCCATGACGCAGCGAGTGGTGGTTACTGATTTGCTGCCTATCGTGCACGCTGAACTACCCATCGGTGAAGATATTGATTATATTTATGAGCCTAATCACTCTGCAGTTCTCAATCTGCTAGTACCACGCTATGTTGCTACCATAATTTGGCGAGCCTTGCTTGAAAGCTCTGCAGCCGAACACGGCGCGCGCATGACCGCGATGGATACCGCCACGCAAAACGCTAAAGATCTCGTGAGCCGCCTCACCTTGCTCTACAACCGTACTCGGC
- a CDS encoding ATP synthase F0 subunit B has protein sequence MKFNTHLKVWSLNIFAILLFAPALTLASSSHTGEFHINWWHWDLLTPPVGWYIIDFLIFVSLLIFFTKGPLKKGFSSRHQSISQAVIANDNAFTAAKNEYETTRNKLAAVESEALQLCTRVKEGGAAISERIITDGRAYALRLREDVKEIISQETQRSRERLQRTLSLQVLETTEKILINNITAADRQRMIDNALRDFDNFDWLVKQPAKREIS, from the coding sequence TTGAAGTTTAATACCCACCTAAAAGTTTGGTCCTTAAACATTTTTGCAATACTGTTATTTGCACCTGCTCTAACATTAGCTTCAAGTAGCCATACTGGTGAATTTCATATCAACTGGTGGCATTGGGATTTACTCACACCACCGGTTGGTTGGTATATTATTGATTTTTTAATATTTGTATCACTCCTAATTTTTTTTACTAAAGGCCCCTTAAAAAAAGGTTTTTCCTCTCGACATCAAAGCATCAGTCAAGCTGTAATTGCCAATGACAATGCTTTTACTGCAGCTAAAAATGAATATGAAACTACACGCAATAAACTAGCCGCGGTTGAAAGCGAAGCTTTACAACTGTGCACTCGAGTAAAAGAAGGTGGGGCAGCAATTAGTGAGAGAATTATTACCGATGGCCGTGCATATGCTTTGCGTTTACGTGAAGACGTTAAAGAAATCATCTCTCAAGAAACGCAAAGATCCCGCGAACGTTTACAGCGAACCCTTAGCTTGCAAGTTTTAGAAACGACCGAAAAAATATTAATAAATAATATTACCGCTGCTGATCGCCAACGTATGATTGATAATGCTTTGCGCGATTTTGACAATTTTGACTGGCTTGTTAAACAACCAGCAAAGCGAGAGATTTCGTGA
- the atpH gene encoding ATP synthase F1 subunit delta, translating to MSAVARRYATAAVEVAASKGGNEAVDSLANGLALFHSAYLLSPELQNVLKNPLLQNEGLLALQAVLQKLGLNDDTKRFILLLANRSRLKELGEIVQATLAAADKHCNRLRAYITSAIALTPEQKQRLKQILEQRCSQPVILSITVNTEIIGGLICHMGDVTLDASLRQSLDLLRERFLA from the coding sequence GTGAGTGCTGTTGCCAGACGCTATGCTACTGCCGCCGTTGAAGTTGCAGCTAGCAAAGGTGGTAATGAAGCTGTTGACTCTTTGGCCAATGGTTTAGCGCTTTTTCACTCTGCTTACTTATTAAGCCCAGAGCTACAAAATGTGCTTAAGAATCCGTTATTACAAAATGAAGGGCTTCTGGCTTTGCAAGCGGTATTGCAAAAACTTGGTCTTAATGACGATACCAAACGATTCATTTTACTTCTTGCTAATCGTTCTCGCCTAAAAGAGCTTGGCGAGATTGTCCAAGCAACACTTGCAGCAGCAGATAAACACTGCAATCGTTTACGTGCTTATATTACTTCTGCAATTGCATTAACCCCCGAACAAAAACAGCGGCTCAAGCAAATTCTTGAACAACGCTGTAGTCAACCAGTTATTTTAAGTATCACTGTTAATACTGAAATTATTGGTGGTCTAATTTGTCATATGGGTGACGTAACTTTAGATGCAAGTCTTCGCCAATCGCTCGATTTATTACGCGAACGTTTTTTGGCTTAG